Sequence from the Malaciobacter pacificus genome:
AAGCTCTTTTGGGATTTTTTTCTTTATATTTTTTACTAGAGTTTTTAAAGCATCTTTACTCATAACCTCTCCATCCCAAACAAAACTTTCAATTTCACTATAAGTTACATATCTATTTTTGTTTTTTAAAAGTAAATAAATAAAGTCAATCTCTTTTGATCTTAGCTTAATTAATTCATCATTACATACTAAAGTTAGATTATACATATCAAATTTTGTATTTTTATCTAAAAGTATAATATTAGACTCTTTTTTTATTATATTATCACAGGCTGTTTTTAAAGCTTTTTCTAGTTCTTTTTCATTTACAGGTTTTACTAAATATTTTACTAGCTTTAACTCTACAGCTCGAAGCAAATAATCTTTATCACAAAATGCTGTTAGAATTATAATCTGAACCTCATCATCTTTTTCTCTAATTTTAGATACAAACTCTAAGCCATTTAATTTTGGCATTTGAATATCTGTAATTATAATATGTGGATTTTTTTCTTTGTAGATTTTAAAAGCATCTATAGCATTATTAGA
This genomic interval carries:
- a CDS encoding response regulator transcription factor, with the protein product MVNYNNIKVLVVEDDDIARENAVELLQDYFENIYESNNAIDAFKIYKEKNPHIIITDIQMPKLNGLEFVSKIREKDDEVQIIILTAFCDKDYLLRAVELKLVKYLVKPVNEKELEKALKTACDNIIKKESNIILLDKNTKFDMYNLTLVCNDELIKLRSKEIDFIYLLLKNKNRYVTYSEIESFVWDGEVMSKDALKTLVKNIKKKIPKELISNLTGTGYKVDIRL